From the genome of Burkholderia pyrrocinia:
GCGAGCGGGCTGCCGCTGCCGCCTGCAGCGCCACCGAGTGCGCCGGTGACCGTGGAGACGAGGCCGGTGACCGGGGCGAGCGGGCCGCTGCCGCCACCCGTTGCGCCACCGAGTGCGCCGGTAACCGTGGAGACGAGGCCGGTGACCGGAGCGAGCGGGCCGCTGCCGCCACCCGTTGCGCCGCCGAGTGCGCCGGTAACCGTCGAGACGAGGCCGGTGACCGGAGCGAGCGGGCCGCTGCCGCCACCCGTTGCGCCGCCGAGTGCGCCGGTAACCGTCGAGACGAGGCCCGTGAGCGGTGCGAGCGGGTTGGTCACGCCGCCGGTGCCGCCCGTGAGCAGGCCGCCGACGGCCTTCACGGTATTGCCCGTCGCCGAGACGGTGTTGCCGAGGCCCGTCGTCACGGGGTTGCCGCCTGCAGACGCGAGCAGCGCGCCGGCCTGGTTCAGGCCGTTGCCGACCGTACCGAGCAGCGTGTTGACGGGGGCGCCGAGGCCGGTCGCCGTGCCGATCGTCTGGGTCGTCTGGCCAACCATCGTCGTGATCGGCGTGATGGCCGAGCTGACCGTCTGCGTGACCTGCTGGATCGGGCCGGTCGACAGCGCGTTGGTGAGGGTGGTGCCGCCGTTCGACACGGCGCCGCCGAGCGTCGACACGAGGCCGCCGACTGCACCCGTGACCGGGGCGAGCGGCGACAGCGGGCCGCTGCCGAGGCTCGTGACCAGGTTGCCGGTCTGCGTGACCGCACCGCCGAGCTGATTGACCACGCCGCCCGTGCTGGCGACCGTGGTGCCGATCGGATCCTTCGTTGCGCCGAGCTGGCCGAGACCATTGCCGAGGCCGTTGCCGAGTGCGGTCACCGCACCGCCTACGCTTTGCACGATGCCGCCCGCCGCTTGCGTGGTGGCCGGGTTCACGCCCGGCAGCGACTGGCTGGCGATGACGGAGCCGAGACCCGAGACGGTTCCGCCGACACCCGTAACGAGATTGCTGCTGTTTGCGAGGATAGTTCCCACCGCGTTCGACGACACACCCGAGGTGCCGCTCGTGCCGCTGGTCGTTCCACTCGTCGAGCCGCTGGTGCTGCCGCTCGTCGAACCGCTCGTGCTGCCGCTGGTCGAGCCGCTGGTGCTGCCCGACGTGCTGCCGCTCGTCGAACCCGACGTGCCGCCCGAGGTGCCGCCGCCGGACGTCGAGATCGAATCGCCGCCGCCCGAGCTCGAGTGGCCACTGCCGAGGCCCTGGCTGATGGAACCGGAGCCGCCGCACGCGGAGAGGGAAAGCATGGCTGCAACGGTGGCCGCGATCAGAGTCGTCCGGAACACGCCATGAGGGATAACCTTAATGTCCATTTCTTCCTCGCATTAAAAATGTGTTGTGAACTGCGTTGTGTTGAGTGATGCGAGGTCTACTCTGCAACTGTCGTGCCATTTCGATGCCCGACGGTTCGACAACAGGTTTTAAACGAGGCAATTCCTTGTCGGAAAAGGAAGTTATGGAAATTGAAAGATTGTTGAATCTGTTTAAGTGCAGACGAATGAGAACGGTTTCGGCCGTTTCGTAACGTAACGTCACAACATTGGCGTTACGCGTGCGGCGTAACGTGGGGTGCGCGGAGGCTTGGTGGACGAGGCAATTGTTTTACTGGTGGATTAGGTGTGCACATCTAACCTATCGTAAATCCTATGTGTAAGACGTACCGAAACGCCGTACAAATACGTTGTGTTCCAGGTCATTTTTTTCGATCCGAGCGGTTAAAAGAGGTTGGAAAGTAAATAGGATCGGATATAGAATCGGGAGCAGATGTAAGCAAATGTACGGTTCGGTACACGACGTTCGAGGAGGGTTGCTATCGCGAATGTTAACTTGCATCAAATCGTGAGACATGCCCTTTGGGGCGACCTATAAAGAAAGCGCACTCGGTTGTCGCTGCAGAAGATGTGGCGAACGACATGGGGCAACGGCCAATATGCGGGGATGTACTACGTATAAAAGGCCAAAGAACGTAAATTCAGGCACGAGGAATAAAATGAAAGCAATCATCAAGCGTTTCCTTAGGGAAAACAACGGGGTTACCGCGATCGAGTACGGTCTGATTGCGGGTCTTATCGCTGTCGCGATCCTGGCTGGTGCTTCGTCGATCGGCACCAGTCTCGGCAATATGTTCACGAATCTCGGGTCATGTATCACCACCCCGGGCGGCGCGAACTGCACGGTTGCCAAAATCTTTACGTAACCCACCTGGCGTTAATTGGTACGACCTCGAAACAAGGGGTCGTCTTGGTGTTGTGGTGGGCGGATTACCCTTGGTAGTCCGCCCACCGCGACATTTTTGGCAGGTTGCGGTGCGATGGCACATTTCATTTTCAGCGGGATGTTCCTGGTCTGGGCTGCGTTCGTCGCAACCAGCGACATCCGCTTTCGGCGCGTTTCGAATTCGCTCGTCCTGGCGGGGTTGGCCTGTGGCTTGAGCGGAGCGTATTTGAACGCCAGTCCGTTCGGCATTCTCCCGGCGCAGGCCATGATCGGCCTGCTGGTCGGGTTGGTCGCCTTTTTCCCGCTCTTTTTGCTTCGCGTCATGGGCGCGGCGGACGTAAAGATCTTTGCCGTGATCGGCGTGTGGTGCGGCGCGAATGCGCTGCTGTGGATCTGGGTTGCCGCCAGTCTCGTCGCCGGTTTTCATGCCCTTGCGCTGATGCTGTTGTCGCGCACGTCGATCGGCGCGTTGCGGCGGCGGGGCAAACCGGCAATGGCGCTCGGCGGATACCGGGCAACACCCTATGCGGCATGCCTCGCGGCGCCGGCTGCTGCGTGGGTCGTTTTTCTTGTCGCAACGGGGGGCGTGCGATGAAACGACAGATGCAGCCGCGTGGACGCCGGCGGCAGCGTGGCGCGACGGCGGTCGAGTTTGCGATCGTATTCCCGCTGTTGTTCGTGATTTTCTACGGCATCCTCAGTTTCGGGATGATTTTCACGATCCAGCAGAGCCTCACGTTTGCTGCCAGCGAGGGCGCACGGGCCGGGTTGAGTTACGCCCCAAGTCTTGCTGCACGCATGACGAACGCAACGACGACTGCACAGAGCGTCGTGGCCTGGCTGAATGTCGGCACGCCACAGGTCGTGGCGCTCCAATGCAGTTATGACAAGTCGACTCCGCCGTCGTTGTACTGCCTGTCGGTCACGGTGAACTACACCCCCCAGAGCTGGATAACGAGCATGCCACTTTTGGGATCGATACTGACTCAACCGTTGACGAGCACGGCGGTCGTGCAAATTCCGCAGTCGATGCTGTGAAGTACTCATCGTGACGCGACGGGCACGCTGACTCGCGAATCGGGCAAAAAGAACTTATCGGACTTTTATTCCGGCATCCATACGACAACATGGCCAACAATTTAACGAAGATCATCGCGGGGCTGCTGATTGCGATCGCCGTATTGCTCGGAATCTACGCATGGATGCTCGGACGCAGTACGCCGAATCCCGTGCCGGTCCAACAAACCGTTGCGGCCAGTCCGGTTCCGGTCGTGGTCGCGACGCGTGTGTTGCCCGTCGGCCAGCCGATCACGGCCGACGCGCTGAAGATTCAGCCGACCACGCCGGCGCCGACGGGCGCATTCACCGATCCGTCCGCACTCGTTGGACGGGTGCCGGCGGCGGACATTCCGGCATCGTCGCCGGTCGTCGCGGGTGCACTGGTCTCGGGGCTTGCCGAGGATGTGCAACCGGGCGAGCGTGCGGTCGCAGTGCGTGTCGATGAAACCAATGCGGTCGGCAACCGGCTGCGTCCCGGCAATTTCGTCGATGTGTTCCTGAACCTGAAGCGCGAAGGCGGCACGATGCTTGACGGCGAAGTGTCGCAGACGCAGGCGCGGCTACTGTTGTCGAGGGTGCGGGTGCTGTCGTTCGGCGATGCGACACCCGATCGCGACAGCGGCAATAACAACACCGGCAACAACGGTCAAGCGTCCGGCGCCCGCATCGCGGTGCTCGCGGTGCCGACCGCGCAGGTCGATGCGTTGACGCTCGGCGAGGCGAGCGGCCGCCTGACCTTCGCGTTGCGAAATCCGCGCGACGACGAGCTTGCGATACAGACGGTCGCGGTGCGTACGGACAACAAGCTGTCGCCGTCGGCAATTGCCGCCGCCGGCGTCTCGCTGCAACAGCTGTCCGGCACACCGAGAACGCCGGTGGCCAACGTGAACGTGCCGCCGTTGCCGTCGCGTCTGCCGCCGGCGGTTCGGCCGAGCGGGAGCGGCGGCGGCATCGAGGTGATCCGTGGCGGCCGGTCGGAAACGGTTGCCTATTGAACGACATCGACGGCCATTGACATCAGCGACGACAAGTAAAGGGCCGCGCGACGGTCTACCAAACAATGAAAAACACACTGATTGCATTCGCGATTGCTATCTGCGCCATGACTTTCGCATCGTTCGCGAGTGCGAGCGGCACAATCGAGCTCGCGGTCGGCGCGCAACGGCAGATTTCGGCGGGCCGCACGCTGCAGCGCGTCGCGGTCGGCGATCCGGCGATCGCCGACGTGCTGATCATGAAAGGCAGCCGCTCGGGTTCCGTGCTGCTGACCGCGAAGGCGCCTGGCGCGACGAACGTGATGCTGTGGGAGCGAGGTCATGACGAACCGACGGTCTGGAACGTCGCAGTCGTCGACGCGGCAGCGCAAGCGGTGCTCGATGGCTCCACGCCGCGCGTGAATGCATATGGCGGCACGGCGGTGTTGCAGGGATCGTCGGCGTCGCTCGATGCGCATGCGCGCGCCGCCGCGGTCGGCAAGAACATGAGCGGGAAGGGCGTCGTGATCGACCGTTCGACGGTCACCGGCAAGAATGTCGTACAGGTCGACGTGCGGGTCGTCGAATTCAGCCGCTCGGTGCTCAAACAGGTCGGGTTCAATTTCTTCAAGCAGAGCAACGGCTTCTCGTTCGGATCGTTTTCGCCGGGCGGCGTGCAGTCTTATAGCGGCGGGGCGGGTCCCGGTACCGCGGGTTACATTCCGACGCTCGGGTCACCCGTCGCGTCCGCGTTCAACCTGGTCGTCAATGCTGCGGGACGCGGCATCTTTGCCGACCTGTCACTGCTCGAGGCGAACAATCTCGCGCGCGTGCTGGCGGAGCCGACGCTGGTCGCGCTGTCGGGGCAGAGCGCGAGCTTCCTTGCGGGCGGCGAGATTCCGGTGCCGTCCCCGCAAGGGCTCGGTTCGACCGCGATCCAGTGGAAGCAATACGGCGTCGGGCTTTCGCTGACGCCGACGGTCCTGAGTCCCAGCCGGATCGCGCTGAAGGTCGCACCCGAGTCGAGCCAGCTCGATTTCGTGAACAGCGTGACGATCAGCGGCGTCGCGGTACCGGGCATCACGACTCGCCGCGCGGACACGACCGTCGAACTCGGCGACGGCGAGAGCTTCGTGATCGGCGGCCTGATCGATCGTCAGACGATGTCGAACGTGAGCAAGGTGCCGTTGCTCGGCGATCTGCCGATCATCGGCACCTTCTTCAAGAATTTGAGCTATCAGCAGAACGACAAGGAACTGCTGATCATCGTGACGCCGCATCTCGTCGCGCCAATCGCGAAGGGGGCGGTGCTGCCTGCCACGCCGGGTGAGCTGTCCGAACAGCGCAACGGGCCGGTATGGCAGTCGTATCTGGGTGGTGCCGCTTCGCCGGACGCCGCACCGGGGTTTTCGAAATGAGTGCGAAGCATCGCGTGTTGCGATGCTTCGGCACGCCTTGCGTAATCGGGGGTGTTCAGCATGAACGCGCGAATCCAATCATTGTGTGAACCCGCCGTGACCGACTATTTCGTTTGCGCATCTCAACAGGAGGCGCATGTCCGCTGGCTGGCCGATACGCTCGTGTCGGCCGGTGCGGTCGAGGCCGCATCGCTCGAACCGGGCGTGCTTGCACAGCGCATCACGGGTCTCAATCCGGCGCTCGTCTTCATCGATTTCTCGGATGGCGGCACGGCAGCGAGCATTGCCGCCGCCGCAGTTCGCGCCACGCATCCGGGGTTGCCGATCGTCGCGCTCGGTTCGCTCGCACAGCCGGAGAGCACGCTTGCCGCATTGCGCGCCGGCGTTCGCGATTTCATCGACGTGTCGGCACCAGCCGAGGATGCGTTGCGCACGACGCGCGGGCTGCTTGCGAACGTCGCCGAGCCGGCGAGCCGCCACGGCAAGCTCGTCGCGTTGCTGGGTGCGCGTACCGGCATGGGCGTGAGCACGCTCGCGGCGAATCTCGCCGTATGGCTGCAGAAGCGCGCGGCGAGCCCGGGGGCGGGCGGTGTGCCGAATGGCGGCACACCGGCCGGTCGCCAGACCGCGCTCGTCGACCTGGGGCTGCCGGCAGGCGATGGCGCGTTGTTCCTGAATACCCGCTGCGAATTCCATTTCATCGATGCGGTTCACAACCTGCGCCGCATCGACCGCACCTTCGTGAATACCGCTCTGACCCGGCATGAGAGCGGCGTCGCATTGACGACGCTGCCGCCCGATCTCGGCGGGCTGCGCGACGTCTCGTACGCGTCGTGTGCCGGTTTGCTGAACCGGTTTCGCGCATTCTTCGATCAGCAGATCGTCGATCTCGGCGGCTTTTCGAACCGCGAGTTCGTCGCCCAGATCGCGAGCTCGGCCGACGAAGCGTGGCTCGTCTGCGATCAGGGCGTCGCGTCGATCGTGTCGGCAGCCGATCTGCTTACCGGGCTGCGCGACGCGGGCGTCGATACCGATCGCGTACGGCTCGTCGTCAACCAGTACGACCCTGCACTCGACCTGACACCCGCGCAGATCGCCGAGCGCCTCGGCCTGTCGCTGGTCGGTACCTTGCCGTCGCGCCGCGTCACGATCGGACGTGCGGCGAACCAGGGCCGGCTCATCGTCGATATGGCGGAGCGCGACCCGTACGTGCGCGCGCTCGAGTCGCTCGCCGCACGGCTGCCAGGCGTGTCGGTCGGATCGGCGGCACCACGTCCGGCGTCCGGCCTGTCTGCGCTGAAGCGTTTCATTCAACCCTCGTCCAAGCGGTCGTAAGCGATGGCACACGACATTCAATTCGCCGACGGCGCAGCGCCGTTCTCCCAGACACAGCAATTCCACGACATCAAGAATGCCGCGCACGAGCACTTGCTGACGCGCATCGAAGAACTGGGCGCCGAGTTCGGCCGATGGTCCCGCCAGGCGATCAACCAGTTCGTCGATCTCGAGATCGACAGCTTCGTGCGCCTGCGCCGCATTCCGCTCAACGAGACGGAGGTGCGTGCGATCGCCGAGGCGCTGACGAAGGAGCTCGCGGGCTTCGGGCCGATCGAGGACCTGCTCGCGGACCCTGCTGTCGAGGACATCCTGATCAACGGCTACAACGACGTGTACGTATCGCGTCACGGGATCCTCGCGAAGTTGCCGGTGCGTTTCACCGACAACGCGCACCTGTTGCGGATCGTGCGTCGCATCCTCGCGCCGATCGGCCGGCGTCTCGACGAGTCGAACCCGATGGTCGATGCGCGGCTGCCCGATGGTGGCCGCGTGAACGTCGTGATCGAGCCGCTGTCGATCGACGGCCCGGTCGTATCGATCCGGAAATTCCGCAAGGATCCGCTGAAGCCGTCCGACCTGCTCGGCAACGGGACCTTCAACGAAGAGATCAACACGCTGCTCCAGGCGGCGGTCGAGGCACGCTGCAACATTCTCGTGTCGGGCGGGACGAGTTCCGGCAAGACGTCGCTGCTCAACGCGCTGGCGTTCCACATTCCCGAGATCGAGCGTGTCGTGACGATCGAGGATACGGCGGAACTGTCGCTGAACCACCCGCACGTCGTGCGGCTCGAGAGCCGGCCGGGCGGCTTCGACGGCACCGGCGTCGTGTCGATTCGCGACCTGCTGCGCAATACGCTGCGGATGCGCCCGGACCGGATCATCGTCGGCGAAGTGCGCGGCGGCGAAGTGCTGGAAATGCTGCAGGCGATGAACACCGGTCACGACGGTTCGATGGGCACCGTGCACGCGAGTTCGCCGCGAGAGTGCCTGTACCGTCTCGAGATGCTGGCGGGCTTCGCGGGCTTCCAGGGGACCGAGTCGAGCCTGCGCCGGCAGATCGCGAACGCGATCGACTTCATCGTGCAGATCGGGCGCCTGTCGAACGGGCGGCGGCGGATCCTGTCGATCACCGAAGTGACCGGGCTGTCCGACAACATCATCGCGACGCAGGAGCTTTATCGCTACGAAGCGCGGGTGACGCCGGAGGGCGAGGAGGTCGACCACTGGGAAACGCTGGGCATTCATCCGCATTCGCCGAAGCTTGCGCGCTTCCGCCAGACGCTGACGAGCGGCGGATTCGGCGATGGCGGGTTTGGCGGCGGCTTTGGCGGTGGCGGGTTCGGCCGTGGCGGCGGGGGCTTCAATGTATAGCGCGATGGTGTGGGCGCTGGCGTGCGCGATGCTGTGCGTCGCGGCGGCGATGATGCTGTGGCGTCACGCGGAGACCCGGCGCGTGCGGACCGACGCAAAGCGTTTTATCGACAGCCGGCTCGAACCCGGCGCACGTGCCGGTGCCGCGGCACAGCCGGCACGGCAGTCCGCGGCCGGTGCGGCGCGTGCCGTGCCGCAACCGGGCGCGGCACGGAATGTATCGTCCGACGCATTTTGGGCGCACTGGTATGCGGTGGCATCCGAGTATCTGACGAACCTCGCGAGTCGCGCGGGGATCGAGGATGCGCGGGGCAAGACGCTCGTCGCACTCGTCGTGCTGGTGGTTGTCGCGGGATTCGCGGGCAGTCGCGGCGGCGCGCTTGCGTGCTTCGCGGCGCTCGCGTGCGGCAGCTCGATACTCGGCGTGTGGCTCGCGTCGCGAATTCAGCGGCGCAGATTGAAGATTGTCCGGCAGATCCCGTCGTTCCTCGACGGGATCGTGCGTCTTGTGACGCTCGGCAATAGCGTGCCAGCGGCATTCCAGTCCGCGCTGCTGACGACCGAGGAGCCGCTGCGCGGTTGTCTCGACCACGTGTCGCGGATGTTGCGCGGCGGTGTCGAAATCGATCGCGCAATGGTCCACATCGCAAAGATCTACCGAACCGAGGAGTTCGAACTTGTCGGCTCCGTGTTGCGTTTGTCGGTCAAGTATGGCGGCCGCGCGGACGTGATGCTCGAACGCATGGCCGTGTTCATGCGCGATCTCGAACAGGCGGAGCGCGAGCTGACCGCGATGTCGGCCGAGACACGGTTGTCGGCGTTTGTGCTCGTGATGTTGCCGATCGCGATCGGCAGCTTTATCGTCGTCAACAATCCGAAATATCTGCATGGCATGTGGAACGATCCGGGTGGACGGACGCTCCTCATGTTCGCGTTCCTGTTGCAATTGGCCGGCAGTGTCTGGCTGTATCGAATGGCTCGGCTCAGGTGATGCTATGACAGCGACTCAGATCGGAGCGATTGCCCTGGCGAGCGGCGCACTCGGCGTGCTGCTGTTCGGCATGATCGCGTTGTTGCGCGCGAGTGCCGCGACGCGTGCCGAGCGCGCGCTTGTCGATGCGCTGAACCGGCGCATGGCTGCGCTCGAGGCAGCGAAAGCGCGGACCGCGCCGGATGGCGATGCGCCCGCGAAGCCCGACGTGCGCGGCAGGCAGCGTGTCGAACGTTTTCTCGACCGGCTGTCGGCTGCGGGCGTGCGCTGGCTCGATACCGGGCTCGGCAAATACGTTGTCGCGGAGGAGGATCGCCGCCTGCTCGAGCAATGCGGTTATGTCGACGCCCGGACGCGCGGGCTGTTCCTGAGCGCGCGCGTCGCGTGCGGGATCGGACTGCCGCTGCTGTTCGCGATCCTCGCGAGCGGGCGCATGAAGGGCGGTATCTGGACGATCGGCATGTTCGCCGCGTTCGGGCTCGGCTTCATGTTGCCGAAGCTCTACGTGCAGCGCCGTGCGACGGCGCGGCGGCAGAGCGTGGTCGATGAACTGCCGTTGTTCGTCGACATGCTGCGCTTGCTGCAAGGCGTCGGCTTGTCGCTCGATCAGAGCCTGCAGGTCGTGACGAACGATTTTCGCGGGATGATGCCGGTACTGTCGTCGGAGATGGGGATTGCGCAGCGCCAGTTCGCGGCGGGCCGGACGCGCGAACAGTCGTTGCAGCGGCTATCCGGCGGATTCGACAATGAGGATTTGCGCGCGATCGTGCGATTGATGGTCCAGGTCGACAAGCATGGCGGCGCGGTACAGGAGCCGCTCAAGCAGTTCGGCGACCGGTTGCGCGAGACACGTCGTGCGATGCTGCGCGAACGGATCGGCCGGTTGACCGTGAAGATGACCGGGGTGATGGTGCTGACGTTGCTGCCCGCATTGCTGATCGTGACGGCCGGGCCGGGCTTGTTGGCGGTGACGCACGCGCTGTCGTCGCGTCATTGACGGTGGAAGGAAAGACGATGAAGCGGATCAGCGAAATGGCAGTGCGAGCGGGCGTGGCGGCAGCGGTGCTGCTGCTCGGCGCGTGCGCGACCAAGGAAAACGGGTACGGCGTCAGCGCGCAGACCGAGCGCGCGTCGCTGTTGCAGGCGGCCGATCAGAAACAGTCGGTCCCGGATACACCGGGGATGTATCTGGGCCTGATCCAGCGGATGCAGGCGCAGGGCCTCTACTTTGCGTCGCTCGCGCACATCGACTCATACGACAGGACATATGGAGCGATCCCGGAGTCGGTCCTGTTGCGCGCGGACGCACTGCGAATGACTGACCAGGCGGCCGCGAGTGCGGCCGCCTACACGCAACTGCTGAAAACGCCGCTTGCCGCGCGAGGCTATCGCGGGCTCGGATTGATCGCGGGCGCGGCAGGCGATTTCGATCGTGCGGCGCAGGTGCTCGCGCAGGCGTCGGATCTCGCGCCGACCGATGCGTCGCTGCTGTCCGATCTCGCGTACGCGAAGCTACGCAGTGGCGACGTCGTCGGTGCGCGGGTACCGTTGATGAAGGCGGCCGAACTGGACCAGCGCAATCCGAAGATCGTCAGCAATCTCGCCCTTTACCTGATTGCGGCGGGGCGCGCACAGGATGCGCAACGGTTGATGAACCAGCAGCATCTGCCGGCGGACATCCGCAAGGACATCAACGGCGACGCCGCGAAGATCGTCGCGGCGGTGCGTGCGCAGCAGCGCGCGGTTGCGACGCCGCCGGTGGTGTCGCGCCGTGCCGCCGCGACCCCGATTACACCTTTGGCGAACAATTTCGGCTACGACCAGACCGTGCCGCTGTTGCAGCGCTTTGCACAATGAACAGACATCCGGGGAACGACATGAACAACAAACATGACCGAAACATGCACGTCGGCCGGATTGCGGTGCTGGGCGCGATCGTCTTGCTGGTAGCGGGCTCGACGGTCGCATACGCGCAAGATGTCGACGCACCGCGCGCATCCGACGTCGAGCGCTCTGCGAAGGAATGGCTCGCAATGCAGCGCGACAATCGCGCGGCGGCGCCAACGCAGCCGATGCTCGGAGAGGTTGCGACGCTCGTCTATCAGCGCTATCTCGACTCGTTCAAGAACCGGATTCCGGACACGATGAATTCGCAGCTCGGTTCTGCCAGCGGCATGTCGGGTGGCGGGCAAGGTGCGCAGCAGTAGGCGAGGCGGCGATGCGCACAGATCAATCACATGTAGCTCGGCGGCGCCGAGCCGGCTGCTCACGGAGACGTCACCAGCGTGGCGGCGCTGCGATCATGGTGACGATCTTCCTGGCGATCGCGGTCATCGTGCTGGGCGCGACAGATATCGGCCGCTACTATGCCGAACGACGCCATATGCAGGCGGCCGCCGATGCGGCCGCGCTTTCCGCTGTTACGCAGGTTGCCAGCGACGCCACTTGCACCGCGGCAACGACTGCGGTCAATCAAGTCACAAACGTGCCGGCGAGCCTGCTGTCGGGAAAACCGTCCGCAACCGTGACGTGCGGCATCTGGGCCGCGCCGCAAAGCAGCGGCGGCAGCGCACAGTTCACCCGCACGTCGGGCGCACCGCTGCCCGCCAATAATCAATGTGCCGGCTTGTCGGGCGGAGTCGTCAGCAACGGTCAATCGGTCAACGCCGTGTGCGTTACCGTCTCCGAACCCGTGACCGGGCTTTTTATCAATGGAGTGACGATCAGCGCGTCGGCCATTGCCAAGAGTGCACCTTCCGACAGTTTTACGCTCCTCACGTCGCTTGCCACGTTGCAGGGTGGCCTGGTCAATCAGTTGCTTACGGCACTCACAAATTCCCCCAATCCGTTGACGCTGTCGGTAGCCGACTATCAGGGGCTGGCGCAGGTCAACCTGAACATGGCTGGCATTCTTGCCAATTTACCGATCGGTTCCAGCACGTCCGTGCTATCGGGTACCGTGACACTCGGCCAACTGCTCAATGCCGAATTGCAGGCGGCGACGCAACAGAATGTAGCAGCCGCGAATCTGACCGTTCTGAGCGCAATCGTCGCTACGATCTGCCCCAATTCCCAGAACTGTGGTGGTCCTTCAGTCTCGCTTGGAAATCTCGTTCAAACCGCTGTCTCAAGTGGAGCCAGCGCGGTTAATGCCAGCGTCAACGCGCTCGGATTGTTGACAACGGCGTTACAAGTCGCGAACGGCACGACCCCGGTCGGCATTCAGTCCATACAGGTCCAGACACCGACTGCGCTTGCGCCGCTGTTGAATGCGACCGTGAAAGGTTCGGTGTCGCTTGCAGGTAATCAGCCGGCTACGGCGAGCGGTCCACCCGGCCCGTCGACTTGTGGGACGACGGATTGTACGACCCATGCAACGGCTTCGCAGGGGACAATATTCCTCAATACGACGCTGTCGCTGCTGACGACGTGCTCCGATGGCTCGCTGACCTACGGTAACAATAGTTGTGCGACAGGTAGCCCGACGTCGGTGGCGACCGTGCAATTGCCGGTCACCATCTATGTGGCGCCCGCGACGGCTGGTTTGCAGTCTGTTGTATGTAGTGCGAACCAGAAAATCGCAAAAGTGAACGTTCAGACCGGGGCACTTGCCGCCTATTTGGGCGGCTCCTCGAGCGCGCCGGCACAGATCAATCTCACTGCTCCTGCCGGTTATGCTCCCGACGGTAGCGGAACGGTTCCGCTGCTGACCGTCAATTTACAGAATCTGCTTACTCTGTTGGGCAATCAGCCTAGTCTCGGCGGCCAGACAAATTTGACGACGGTGCTCGGTAATCAGCTGGGCAGCGGTGGCTTGCTATCCACTTTGATTTCGTTGCTTGTTCAGCAGATCACGGTCACAGTCAGCCTGAAATCCGGGCAACTGTCGGTTCCCGTCGCCAATCAAAGCCCGCAGACGCTTACGTTCAAGTCATCGGATTCACCACCGGATATACAGGGCCCGGTCAAGACGACCCAATTTTTGGCGCCCGCAGTGCAGGGAATCGCAAATAGCGGCCTGACGCTATCGCTGCAGGTGAGCGGCGGTATAACGGGAGCATTGCTGAACTTGCTGAAGTTATTGGGATTGGATGTGAGTTCGATATTGAGCCAGTTGCTGTCTACGTTGACCGGACCGCTTTTGACCGCGCTCGGGAACACGCTCGTTCCGCTCCTTCTGCAGCCGGTCGATTCAATTCTGACCTCGGTCACGGGTGTTCTGGGACTCGGATTGGGTAACGCCTATGTCGCAAACTCGCCGCTCGCGATCAAATGCGGCGATCCTGTGCTTGTTCGTTGAATCGACAGCAATACAACGCCACTCGTCAATTACTGAAGCCGCACCCGAATCATGAGAACCACGCCCGCAATCGAAGAGCTCGACCTGTACGTCTGGGAAGGCAAGGCCGACATCGTCGACCGTGTCGCCCGGTGCATGGCGAGCTTCGACGTCGAAGTGATCCGTGCCGACAACGCGGAGATCTCGCCCGAGCGCGCCGCGTTGCGGCCGTCGCTGGCGATCATCAGCGTATCGATGATC
Proteins encoded in this window:
- a CDS encoding fimbrial protein, which produces MNARIQSLCEPAVTDYFVCASQQEAHVRWLADTLVSAGAVEAASLEPGVLAQRITGLNPALVFIDFSDGGTAASIAAAAVRATHPGLPIVALGSLAQPESTLAALRAGVRDFIDVSAPAEDALRTTRGLLANVAEPASRHGKLVALLGARTGMGVSTLAANLAVWLQKRAASPGAGGVPNGGTPAGRQTALVDLGLPAGDGALFLNTRCEFHFIDAVHNLRRIDRTFVNTALTRHESGVALTTLPPDLGGLRDVSYASCAGLLNRFRAFFDQQIVDLGGFSNREFVAQIASSADEAWLVCDQGVASIVSAADLLTGLRDAGVDTDRVRLVVNQYDPALDLTPAQIAERLGLSLVGTLPSRRVTIGRAANQGRLIVDMAERDPYVRALESLAARLPGVSVGSAAPRPASGLSALKRFIQPSSKRS
- a CDS encoding CpaF family protein, translating into MAHDIQFADGAAPFSQTQQFHDIKNAAHEHLLTRIEELGAEFGRWSRQAINQFVDLEIDSFVRLRRIPLNETEVRAIAEALTKELAGFGPIEDLLADPAVEDILINGYNDVYVSRHGILAKLPVRFTDNAHLLRIVRRILAPIGRRLDESNPMVDARLPDGGRVNVVIEPLSIDGPVVSIRKFRKDPLKPSDLLGNGTFNEEINTLLQAAVEARCNILVSGGTSSGKTSLLNALAFHIPEIERVVTIEDTAELSLNHPHVVRLESRPGGFDGTGVVSIRDLLRNTLRMRPDRIIVGEVRGGEVLEMLQAMNTGHDGSMGTVHASSPRECLYRLEMLAGFAGFQGTESSLRRQIANAIDFIVQIGRLSNGRRRILSITEVTGLSDNIIATQELYRYEARVTPEGEEVDHWETLGIHPHSPKLARFRQTLTSGGFGDGGFGGGFGGGGFGRGGGGFNV
- a CDS encoding type II secretion system F family protein — its product is MYSAMVWALACAMLCVAAAMMLWRHAETRRVRTDAKRFIDSRLEPGARAGAAAQPARQSAAGAARAVPQPGAARNVSSDAFWAHWYAVASEYLTNLASRAGIEDARGKTLVALVVLVVVAGFAGSRGGALACFAALACGSSILGVWLASRIQRRRLKIVRQIPSFLDGIVRLVTLGNSVPAAFQSALLTTEEPLRGCLDHVSRMLRGGVEIDRAMVHIAKIYRTEEFELVGSVLRLSVKYGGRADVMLERMAVFMRDLEQAERELTAMSAETRLSAFVLVMLPIAIGSFIVVNNPKYLHGMWNDPGGRTLLMFAFLLQLAGSVWLYRMARLR
- a CDS encoding type II secretion system F family protein encodes the protein MTATQIGAIALASGALGVLLFGMIALLRASAATRAERALVDALNRRMAALEAAKARTAPDGDAPAKPDVRGRQRVERFLDRLSAAGVRWLDTGLGKYVVAEEDRRLLEQCGYVDARTRGLFLSARVACGIGLPLLFAILASGRMKGGIWTIGMFAAFGLGFMLPKLYVQRRATARRQSVVDELPLFVDMLRLLQGVGLSLDQSLQVVTNDFRGMMPVLSSEMGIAQRQFAAGRTREQSLQRLSGGFDNEDLRAIVRLMVQVDKHGGAVQEPLKQFGDRLRETRRAMLRERIGRLTVKMTGVMVLTLLPALLIVTAGPGLLAVTHALSSRH
- a CDS encoding tetratricopeptide repeat protein, coding for MKRISEMAVRAGVAAAVLLLGACATKENGYGVSAQTERASLLQAADQKQSVPDTPGMYLGLIQRMQAQGLYFASLAHIDSYDRTYGAIPESVLLRADALRMTDQAAASAAAYTQLLKTPLAARGYRGLGLIAGAAGDFDRAAQVLAQASDLAPTDASLLSDLAYAKLRSGDVVGARVPLMKAAELDQRNPKIVSNLALYLIAAGRAQDAQRLMNQQHLPADIRKDINGDAAKIVAAVRAQQRAVATPPVVSRRAAATPITPLANNFGYDQTVPLLQRFAQ
- a CDS encoding DUF3613 domain-containing protein, producing MNNKHDRNMHVGRIAVLGAIVLLVAGSTVAYAQDVDAPRASDVERSAKEWLAMQRDNRAAAPTQPMLGEVATLVYQRYLDSFKNRIPDTMNSQLGSASGMSGGGQGAQQ